GCAGGGCTTGTATTCAATGACCCGGGCCACCTCAATGCCGCAGGATGCGGTCACGATGACCTTGGGTTTGGCATCGTTGATCCGGGTGGCCAGTTCGTTGGGGGCAAATCCGCCGAAAACCACTGAATGAACCGCGCCGATCCTGGCACAGGCCAGCATGGCAAACACGGCTTCCGGGATCATGGGCATGTAGATGATCACCCTGTCTCCCTTGGCCACCCCTTTTGCGGCAAGGGCGCCTGCAAACAGGGAAACTTCTTTTTTCAGCTCGTTATAGGTGTATGTTTTGATGGTATCGGTGACCGGGCTGTCATAAATAATGGCAGCCTGGTCACCTAAGCCGTTTTCTACATGTAGATCAACGGCGTTGTAACAGGTGTTTGTTTCACCGCCTTTGAACCAGCGGTAAAAGGGTAGGTTGGAGTCATCCAGGACTTTGTCACAGGGTTTATACCAGTGGCAGTCCTTGGCAATGGGCCCCCAAAACCCCTCTGGATCATTAATCGATTGCCCATAGGCATCGGCATATGAAGTGGACATGAATTCTCTCCTATTTAAATTTAAAAAGTGCTGGTTTTTGAGACATGAGCTGTGAGGGCAAACGCAATGGTTTCCCCCACAACTCCTAATTCATGTCTCAGTTTAGTGGTTAATCTTGAACCATTACTCTGATTTCTTCTACGACTTCCGGGTTTGCCAGGGTCATGACATTGCCAACATCGGTCTTATTGGAAATGGCCCCCAGCACTCGCCGCATGATCTTACCGGACCGGGTCTTGGGCATATCAGGCACCAGCCATACCTTTCTGGGTTTGGCTATTTTTCCGATCTGGTCACATACAGCATCTGAAATTTTTCGGGCGATTTCCTCTGTTGGCTCAACACCGGGTCTCAGGGCAATATAAAGGTCCGGCTCCTTGCCCTTGATGTCGTGGGCCACCGGAACAACGGCAGCCTCTGCCACCTCTTGAACGACCAGGGATGCAGATTCTATCTCCTTGGTGCCAAGGCGGTGTCCGGATACGTTGATGACATCGTCAATTCTTCCAAGGATTCTGAAGTATCCGTCTTCAGCCATCATGGCTGCATCACCGGCCAGGTAAGGCCAGTCCTGCCAGTCTTTGCTGTCCGGGTTTCTGCAGATGTCTGCAAAATAGGTTTTTACAAACCGGTCCCGATCTCCCCAGATGGTCTGGAACTGTCCGGGCCATGGGTTTCTGATGCAGATATTTCCGGCAATACCGGCTTCCGTGATTTCCTTGCCCTCATCATCCAGGATAAAGGGATGTATCCCGGGAACTCCCGGACCTGCACTGCCTGGTTTCATGGGTTTGATTCCTGGAACCGTGCTGCATAGGAATCCGCCGGTTTCAGTCTGCCACCAGGTGTCCACAATAATGGCTTCTCCCTTGCCCACGGCGGATTCGTACCATTTCCATACTTCCGGCTCAATGGGCTCGCCTACGGTGGTCATGTGTTTAAAATGATAGTTGTATTTGGCGGGTTCATCCGGGCCGATTTTCCTGAGTGCCCGGATGGCCGTAGGAGCGGTATGGAAGATGTTGACATCCAATTCCTGGGCGATTCTCCAGGACCTGCCCGCATCGGGATAGGTCGGGACCCCTTCGTAGATGACCGAGGAGGCGCACAATGCCAGGGGACCGTATACGATAAAGGAATGGCCCGTGATCCACCCGATATCGGCCATGCACCAGTATACATCTTCAGGATGAATGTCCTGGATGTATTTAGACATGGCTGTTACATAGGCTAAGTAGCCGCCGGTGCCGTGCTGGCAGCCCTTGGGTTTGCCCGTTGTGCCCGAGGTGTACATGAGGAACAAAGGATCTTCAGACAGCATTTTTTCAGGCTCTACCCTGACCCCGTAATATTTTGAAAGCTCCTGATTCACAACAATATCTCTGCCTTCAACCAGGGGGGTGTCAGAGGAGTATTTTTCAGGGTACCTTTGCCATACCAGAACCGTATCAACCGTCTGGCCCTGATCTTTGGCTATTTTAACGGCCTCGTCTGCGTTGATCTTGTGGTCTAAAAGGGTGCCTGAGCGGTAATAGGCGTCGGTGACGATCAATACCCTGGACTGGGAGTCAACGATCCTGTCTGCACTGGCACTTGCCGAGAATCCACCGAAAACAACGGAATGAATCACGCCCAGCCTGGCGCAGGCTAACATGGTGATGGGCAGTTCGGCAGACATGGGCATGTGAATGGTGACCCGGTCTCCTCTTTTGAGTTTGGCCGTATCCCTGAGCAGGGCAGCCATTTCATTTACCCTGACGTAGAGTTCTTGGTATGTGATGTGTTCGACTTTTTCAGACTCGGGCTCGGGAACAAAATGGATGGCGGTCTTGTTTTTATTGTCTTTGAGGTGGCGGTCAATGCAGTTGTAACTGGCATTTATCAGTCCACCTTTAAACCATTTGTAGCAAGGAGCATCACTGGTGTCCAGAACCTCGTCCCAATATTTGTACCACGTAAGCAGTTCAGCAAATTCAGTATAATAGTCTGGAAAATTATCCAGGCTGAATCTTTCAAAAATATCGGGATCAGAAAGGTTGGCCTGGCCGACAAATTTTGATGATGGATAGTAGTAGTCCTCTTCTTTCCAGTGAACGGCAATCTGTGCCTCAGTGGTCTCGACAACATCTTTTTTGCTCATTAGTTATCTCCTTTGGATATATTGGGTTGTCAGCAAAATATAGCTCATACGTTCAGGTGATAATATGGCATCACCTCCTTTTTCATGGCTGAAAGATAAAGCAGTTCTAAGGGTTTGGTAAAACTTGTCTGCAAGTTTAATGTTGGTTCTAAACGGTTCTAAAAATAGTTGTTCAATTACATTTAAAATTTTGTTTCAAACTATAGTCGTATCAAGAACCAGACCAGAAAGAGGCAACGTTCAGGTTGAGAGGAAAAATAGAAATTATTTAGTGAATCCGATTTATGTCGTAATTTAACAAATATTAAGAACTTGAGATTAAGTCAATAGAAAAAAATGATTTTTTTTGTTTTTTTCGGTTCTTATCAAGGCTTTAAAAAAAAACTATAGTTGAAAAAAAATGTCGGTCTGTCTGGAAAGCCATGAGCCATGCCTGATAAGGATTTTAAACTTTGTTTGATATTTTTAAACCCCAGGTTTCAGGGGCGGTTTTAAAAAAAATGAATCATGGGATGTCTGCCTGTTTGCCCATGGATATTTCATTAACCCGATTCATTATCTACACTAAAAAGTATTCGTCATCAGAGAACGAAATTTTTTAAACCTGGAAAAAATTAGAAAAAAATCTCATATCCCGGGGACAGACCCCATATCCTAACCGAAATAATTATTGCAAGCCCATCATCCTGGGAGTATATTTCGAAATCTGAAATAATAACCACAGGAGGCAAAATGAAAAATCCATTGATAATTACTGGAAATTCAAACTTGAAACAGTGAAAGAAAACCTTGAAAATAATAACTTTGAAGTATTTATTGCCGAAAATGCTGAAACAGCCAAAGATATCGCACTAAATGATATTATTCCCTCAATGGCTCCAAAGAGCCTTTCCTGGGGAGGATCCATGTCCTTTGTGGGGACCGGACTTTTTCATGCCCTCATGGACAATCAGGATTTTGACATCATCAATACCTTTGACAAGAGCATTTCCATGGAAGAGATGCTGGAACGGCGCCGCCAGTCGTTGATGGTGGATCTTTTTATTACTGGAACCAATGCCGTTACCGAAGCCGGGCAACTGGTCAATCTGGACATGATCGGCAACCGGGTTGCGGCCATGATGTGGGGACCTAAAAATGTTTTACTGGTCATCGGGCGGAACAAAATCTGCGCGGATCTTGAAGATGCCATGTTCAGGATTAAAAATTATGCCGCCCCGGTCAATGCCATGAACCTGAACAAGAAAACCCC
The Desulfonema ishimotonii genome window above contains:
- the acs gene encoding acetate--CoA ligase; the protein is MSKKDVVETTEAQIAVHWKEEDYYYPSSKFVGQANLSDPDIFERFSLDNFPDYYTEFAELLTWYKYWDEVLDTSDAPCYKWFKGGLINASYNCIDRHLKDNKNKTAIHFVPEPESEKVEHITYQELYVRVNEMAALLRDTAKLKRGDRVTIHMPMSAELPITMLACARLGVIHSVVFGGFSASASADRIVDSQSRVLIVTDAYYRSGTLLDHKINADEAVKIAKDQGQTVDTVLVWQRYPEKYSSDTPLVEGRDIVVNQELSKYYGVRVEPEKMLSEDPLFLMYTSGTTGKPKGCQHGTGGYLAYVTAMSKYIQDIHPEDVYWCMADIGWITGHSFIVYGPLALCASSVIYEGVPTYPDAGRSWRIAQELDVNIFHTAPTAIRALRKIGPDEPAKYNYHFKHMTTVGEPIEPEVWKWYESAVGKGEAIIVDTWWQTETGGFLCSTVPGIKPMKPGSAGPGVPGIHPFILDDEGKEITEAGIAGNICIRNPWPGQFQTIWGDRDRFVKTYFADICRNPDSKDWQDWPYLAGDAAMMAEDGYFRILGRIDDVINVSGHRLGTKEIESASLVVQEVAEAAVVPVAHDIKGKEPDLYIALRPGVEPTEEIARKISDAVCDQIGKIAKPRKVWLVPDMPKTRSGKIMRRVLGAISNKTDVGNVMTLANPEVVEEIRVMVQD
- a CDS encoding lactate utilization protein — encoded protein: MKENLENNNFEVFIAENAETAKDIALNDIIPSMAPKSLSWGGSMSFVGTGLFHALMDNQDFDIINTFDKSISMEEMLERRRQSLMVDLFITGTNAVTEAGQLVNLDMIGNRVAAMMWGPKNVLLVIGRNKICADLEDAMFRIKNYAAPVNAMNLNKKTPCMKTGVCHDCSSPDRICNYWGIIEKCFIKKRIKIILVNEDMGF
- a CDS encoding AMP-binding protein, which translates into the protein MSTSYADAYGQSINDPEGFWGPIAKDCHWYKPCDKVLDDSNLPFYRWFKGGETNTCYNAVDLHVENGLGDQAAIIYDSPVTDTIKTYTYNELKKEVSLFAGALAAKGVAKGDRVIIYMPMIPEAVFAMLACARIGAVHSVVFGGFAPNELATRINDAKPKVIVTASCGIEVARVIEYKPC